A stretch of the Planctomycetota bacterium genome encodes the following:
- a CDS encoding efflux RND transporter periplasmic adaptor subunit — MQEAHARAASPRDATLRRSWPSTVIPIAVVLATLAVLGWSAWPIVRPTRTVQVAQVVFSVPDESEPQAESESAATPSTRMVQAPGWVEAEPYYTAVTTLADGIVETIDVLEGEPVRAGQLVATLVDDEARLDLASSAAALAAAEADRAVALADLRAAQEAWDQPVAREKAVAVARAELAQRRAELARLPTLIESAEATLVRLEEEAKRARSARQRGATVELELVVAEQRVAAQRAEVAALRASEPVLGAGVERLQAELRAAERDFELRIDERRALDAATAILARAEAHVVRRRAERDDARLALDRMVIRSPMDGVVLRRLKAPGDKAIRGMDDAHSAHLVHVYDPAKLQVRVDVPLADASQVHPGQACEIVVDVLPGTVFHGSVLRVTHEADLQKNTLQVKVRVLEPSPLLRPEMLARVKFLPSGEDAGGNPSDPSAAVLIPESSMQDGRVWLVADRRGSRGRLQPVAVQTHSREDGWILVSGPLRAGDLLAHPEQGYRPGQSVRIGKGGDQ, encoded by the coding sequence ATGCAGGAAGCACACGCACGCGCGGCGAGCCCGCGCGACGCAACGCTGCGGCGGTCGTGGCCGTCCACGGTGATTCCCATCGCCGTCGTGCTCGCAACGCTCGCCGTGCTTGGCTGGTCGGCGTGGCCCATCGTCCGACCGACGCGCACCGTGCAGGTCGCGCAGGTCGTGTTCAGCGTGCCGGATGAGTCCGAGCCGCAGGCCGAGTCGGAATCCGCGGCGACCCCCTCGACCCGAATGGTGCAGGCGCCCGGGTGGGTGGAAGCCGAGCCGTACTACACCGCCGTCACCACGCTCGCCGATGGGATCGTCGAGACCATCGACGTGCTCGAGGGCGAGCCCGTGCGGGCCGGCCAGCTCGTGGCCACCCTTGTGGATGACGAGGCACGCTTGGATCTCGCCTCTTCGGCGGCGGCGCTCGCCGCCGCCGAGGCGGACCGCGCCGTGGCGTTGGCCGATCTTCGGGCCGCCCAGGAGGCGTGGGACCAGCCCGTCGCACGAGAGAAGGCCGTAGCGGTCGCGCGTGCGGAGCTCGCCCAGCGGCGTGCGGAGCTCGCCCGGCTGCCGACGCTCATCGAGTCGGCGGAGGCCACGCTGGTCCGCCTCGAGGAGGAGGCCAAGCGGGCGCGGTCGGCCCGGCAACGCGGCGCGACGGTGGAGCTCGAGCTCGTGGTCGCGGAGCAACGCGTCGCCGCGCAGCGGGCCGAGGTCGCCGCCCTCCGCGCAAGCGAGCCCGTGCTGGGAGCCGGCGTCGAGAGGCTCCAGGCCGAACTCAGGGCGGCGGAGCGAGACTTCGAGCTGAGGATCGACGAGCGTCGTGCGCTCGACGCCGCGACGGCCATCCTGGCGCGCGCCGAGGCGCACGTCGTTCGGCGTCGCGCCGAGCGGGACGACGCCCGGCTCGCGTTGGATCGCATGGTCATCCGCTCGCCGATGGATGGCGTCGTCCTCCGTCGGCTGAAAGCGCCCGGGGACAAGGCGATCCGGGGCATGGATGATGCCCACTCAGCCCACCTGGTGCACGTGTACGACCCAGCCAAGCTGCAGGTACGCGTGGATGTGCCGCTCGCCGACGCGTCGCAGGTGCATCCGGGCCAGGCGTGCGAGATCGTCGTGGATGTCCTGCCCGGCACGGTCTTCCACGGCTCGGTGCTCCGCGTGACGCACGAGGCGGACCTGCAGAAGAACACGCTGCAGGTCAAGGTTCGCGTGCTCGAGCCGTCTCCGCTGCTGCGGCCCGAGATGCTCGCCCGCGTGAAGTTCCTGCCGTCCGGTGAGGACGCCGGCGGCAATCCCTCCGATCCGTCGGCGGCCGTGCTCATCCCAGAGTCGTCCATGCAGGATGGTCGCGTGTGGCTCGTTGCCGACCGCCGGGGTTCACGCGGGCGTCTGCAACCGGTTGCCGTCCAGACCCATAGCCGGGAGGACGGCTGGATCCTCGTGAGCGGCCCGCTGCGTGCGGGCGATCTGCTCGCGCACCCGGAGCAGGGCTATCGCCCGGGTCAATCCGTTCGAATCGGCAAGGGGGGCGACCAATGA
- the acpS gene encoding holo-ACP synthase, which yields MIVGHGVDLVEVARIHRSIDRFGDRFLERVFTENERRYAADRARRLEHLAARFAAKEAVLKALGTGWSGGIAWTDVEVTRDAAGRPGVALHNLAAEHARRLDAKRWTLSISHTDTHAMASAIAEG from the coding sequence ATGATCGTCGGCCACGGTGTCGATCTCGTCGAGGTCGCCCGCATCCATCGCTCGATCGATCGCTTCGGCGACCGATTCCTCGAGCGTGTGTTCACCGAGAACGAGCGGCGCTACGCGGCCGATCGCGCCCGCCGCCTCGAGCATCTCGCCGCACGCTTCGCCGCCAAAGAGGCCGTCCTCAAGGCGCTCGGCACGGGCTGGTCGGGCGGCATCGCCTGGACGGACGTCGAGGTCACCCGGGACGCGGCCGGACGGCCGGGCGTCGCGCTGCACAATCTGGCCGCGGAGCACGCGCGCCGCCTGGACGCCAAGCGGTGGACGCTCTCGATCAGCCACACCGATACGCACGCGATGGCCTCGGCGATCGCCGAGGGCTAA
- a CDS encoding zinc ribbon domain-containing protein, with product MPTYDYRCNACEHEFELFQSMKDAPKKTCPECGKRKLERLIGTGAAVLFKGSGFYETDYRSDSYKKAAKADSPESTGDKNAGDKSGDNTGTSKKPDAAKKAKPSAEKKPDKKAPAG from the coding sequence ATGCCCACCTACGACTACCGCTGCAACGCCTGCGAGCACGAGTTCGAGCTGTTCCAGTCCATGAAGGACGCGCCCAAGAAGACCTGCCCCGAGTGCGGCAAGCGGAAGCTCGAGCGCCTCATCGGCACGGGTGCGGCGGTGCTCTTCAAGGGCTCGGGCTTCTACGAGACCGACTACCGCAGCGATAGCTACAAGAAGGCGGCCAAGGCGGACAGCCCCGAGTCCACGGGCGACAAGAACGCCGGCGACAAATCCGGTGACAACACCGGCACCTCGAAGAAGCCCGACGCCGCGAAGAAGGCGAAGCCAAGCGCCGAGAAGAAGCCCGACAAGAAGGCCCCCGCCGGATGA
- a CDS encoding nucleotide exchange factor GrpE has product MADSEHETIDDAAHEERGAAAPASFGDIERTEDGDLVAESARLFFADLSNRLADMDDRWKRTLAEFQNFQRRASTNEAEARARGVRDVCEAMLGALDSLDMALAQDPEKITARQMIQAVETIRSEASKAMARHGVQPIAPTVGDEFDPHLHEAVMKQPAEGVAAGRIALVLQAGYAMGERVLRPAKVGVAPAEDE; this is encoded by the coding sequence ATGGCCGACAGCGAGCACGAGACGATCGACGATGCCGCCCACGAGGAGCGGGGAGCGGCCGCGCCGGCGTCGTTCGGGGACATCGAGCGGACCGAGGACGGCGATCTCGTCGCCGAATCCGCCAGGTTGTTCTTCGCCGATCTGTCGAATCGCCTGGCCGACATGGACGATCGCTGGAAGCGGACGCTCGCGGAGTTCCAGAACTTCCAGCGGCGGGCGTCGACGAACGAGGCCGAGGCCCGCGCCCGCGGCGTGCGGGACGTCTGCGAGGCGATGCTCGGCGCACTCGACAGCCTGGACATGGCGCTCGCGCAGGATCCCGAGAAGATCACGGCCCGGCAGATGATTCAGGCCGTCGAGACCATCCGCAGCGAGGCCAGCAAGGCGATGGCCCGCCACGGCGTGCAGCCCATCGCGCCCACCGTGGGCGACGAGTTCGATCCGCACCTGCACGAGGCGGTCATGAAGCAGCCCGCAGAGGGCGTGGCAGCCGGACGCATCGCGCTCGTGCTGCAGGCGGGCTACGCGATGGGCGAGCGGGTGCTGCGGCCGGCCAAGGTCGGCGTCGCGCCGGCGGAGGACGAGTGA
- the dnaJ gene encoding molecular chaperone DnaJ: MPTTRDYYEILGLERDASGDDIKRAYRRLALKYHPDRNPDDAEAEARFKEAAEAYEVLGDEGKKARYDQYGHEGLRGEGGAAHDFSRMHVDDIFSMFSDIFGGGGFGGFGQQRGRQRVARGYDLETEVEMSLKDVLTGVERDVEFTRLDVCDTCTGSGAKPGTEPATCPTCEGQGKVQQQGLGGMFRMVTACPSCRGRGTIIKEHCEACKGKGRVPRKRSLSVRIPPGIHDGQAVRVQGEGEPPPAELSANGAGVRGDLHVVARIAEHEFFQRDGDHLVMEMPLSFTQAALGTEIDVPTLGEKATTTVPRGTQHGAIFRMHGKGLPNLRSGRRGDLVLLAQIEIPKKLSDDQERLLREFAETEDHDVLPESQGFLKKIRDLF; encoded by the coding sequence ATGCCCACCACCCGCGACTACTACGAGATCCTCGGCCTCGAGCGTGATGCGTCCGGGGACGACATCAAGCGGGCGTACCGCCGCCTTGCGCTCAAGTACCACCCGGATCGCAACCCCGACGACGCCGAGGCCGAGGCGAGGTTCAAGGAGGCGGCCGAGGCCTACGAGGTCCTGGGCGACGAGGGCAAGAAGGCCCGCTACGACCAGTACGGCCACGAGGGCCTCCGCGGCGAGGGCGGCGCGGCTCATGATTTCAGCCGCATGCACGTCGACGACATCTTCTCGATGTTCAGCGACATCTTCGGCGGCGGCGGATTCGGCGGGTTCGGCCAGCAGCGGGGCCGCCAGCGCGTCGCGCGGGGCTACGACCTCGAGACCGAGGTCGAGATGAGCCTCAAGGACGTGCTCACGGGCGTGGAGCGGGATGTCGAGTTCACGCGGCTGGACGTCTGCGACACCTGCACCGGCAGCGGCGCCAAGCCCGGCACCGAGCCGGCGACCTGCCCGACCTGCGAGGGCCAGGGCAAGGTGCAGCAGCAGGGTCTCGGCGGCATGTTCCGCATGGTCACCGCCTGCCCGAGCTGCCGGGGCAGGGGCACCATCATCAAGGAGCACTGCGAGGCCTGCAAGGGCAAGGGTCGCGTGCCCCGCAAGCGGTCGCTGAGCGTCCGCATCCCGCCGGGCATCCACGACGGGCAGGCCGTCCGCGTGCAGGGCGAGGGCGAGCCGCCGCCGGCGGAGCTGTCCGCGAACGGCGCGGGCGTGCGGGGCGACCTGCACGTCGTCGCGCGGATCGCCGAGCACGAGTTCTTCCAGCGCGACGGCGACCACCTCGTGATGGAGATGCCCCTCAGCTTCACGCAGGCGGCGCTGGGCACGGAGATCGACGTGCCCACGCTCGGCGAGAAGGCGACCACGACCGTGCCCCGCGGCACGCAGCACGGCGCGATCTTCCGCATGCACGGCAAGGGGCTGCCCAACCTGCGGAGCGGCCGCCGGGGCGACCTGGTGCTGCTCGCCCAGATCGAGATCCCCAAGAAGCTCAGCGACGACCAGGAGCGCCTGCTCCGCGAGTTCGCCGAGACCGAGGACCACGACGTCCTGCCCGAGAGCCAGGGCTTCCTCAAGAAGATCCGCGACCTGTTCTGA
- the groL gene encoding chaperonin GroEL (60 kDa chaperone family; promotes refolding of misfolded polypeptides especially under stressful conditions; forms two stacked rings of heptamers to form a barrel-shaped 14mer; ends can be capped by GroES; misfolded proteins enter the barrel where they are refolded when GroES binds), which produces MSTKQIMFDDSALLEMKQGVDRLADAVKCTMGPAGRNVVIQKSFGGPKVTKDGVSVAREVELPDPFESMGAKMVHQVAKKTADKAGDGTTTATVLAQAIFTAGLKHVAAGANAVQIQRGINKAAEAAADAIDAAATPCKGKDDYRKIATVSANHDAEVGQLIADAISKVGAEGVVEVEEGRGAETELEFVEGMQFDKGYLSPYFMTDPKTAECVLDDCLILLHEKKIANLTDLLPLLNKAVSAGKPLLLIAEDVENEALATLVVNRLRGSLKIAAVKAPGFGDRRKAMLQDIGILTGGTYFSEDLGRSLESIELNELGKAKKIVITKDDTTVIEGAGKKKDITARAEQIKAQHDASTSDYDREKLMERHAKLTGGVCIIHVGAASEVEMKQRKDLVDDALHATRAAAKEGYVAGGGVSLLRTQEAIAAGRKKAKGDEQIGFDIVHSAVESCVRQIAENAGFDGDLVVENVREGEANEGFNAATGDYVDLIKAGIIDPALVARTALVNAASVAGLMLTTDVLVTELKDETEPAAGAVA; this is translated from the coding sequence ATGAGCACCAAGCAGATCATGTTCGACGACTCCGCGCTGCTCGAGATGAAGCAGGGCGTGGACCGGCTGGCCGACGCCGTCAAGTGCACCATGGGCCCCGCGGGCCGCAACGTGGTGATCCAGAAGAGCTTCGGCGGCCCGAAGGTCACCAAGGACGGCGTGTCGGTCGCCCGCGAGGTCGAGCTGCCCGATCCCTTCGAGTCCATGGGCGCCAAGATGGTGCACCAGGTTGCCAAGAAGACCGCCGACAAGGCCGGCGACGGCACGACCACGGCGACGGTGCTGGCCCAGGCCATCTTCACCGCGGGCCTGAAGCACGTGGCCGCCGGCGCGAACGCCGTGCAGATCCAGCGGGGCATCAACAAGGCCGCCGAGGCCGCCGCCGACGCGATCGATGCCGCGGCGACCCCGTGCAAGGGCAAGGACGACTACCGCAAGATTGCCACGGTGTCGGCCAACCACGACGCCGAGGTCGGCCAGCTCATCGCCGATGCGATCTCGAAGGTCGGCGCCGAGGGCGTCGTCGAGGTCGAGGAGGGCCGCGGCGCCGAGACCGAGCTGGAGTTCGTCGAGGGCATGCAGTTCGACAAGGGCTACCTCTCGCCGTACTTCATGACCGATCCCAAGACCGCCGAGTGCGTGCTGGACGACTGCCTCATCCTGCTGCACGAGAAGAAGATCGCCAACCTGACCGATCTGCTGCCGCTGCTCAACAAGGCCGTGTCGGCCGGCAAGCCGCTGCTGCTGATCGCCGAGGACGTCGAGAACGAGGCCCTCGCGACGCTGGTGGTCAACCGCCTGCGCGGTTCGCTCAAGATCGCCGCCGTCAAGGCGCCGGGCTTCGGCGACCGCCGCAAGGCGATGCTCCAGGACATCGGCATCCTCACCGGCGGGACGTACTTCAGCGAGGATCTCGGCCGAAGCCTCGAGTCCATCGAACTGAACGAGCTGGGCAAGGCCAAGAAGATCGTCATCACCAAGGACGACACCACGGTTATCGAGGGCGCGGGCAAGAAGAAGGACATCACCGCCCGGGCCGAGCAGATCAAGGCCCAGCACGACGCCTCGACCAGCGACTACGACCGCGAGAAGCTGATGGAGCGGCACGCCAAGCTCACCGGCGGCGTGTGCATCATCCACGTCGGCGCGGCCAGCGAGGTCGAGATGAAGCAGCGCAAGGACCTCGTCGACGATGCGCTGCACGCCACCCGCGCCGCGGCCAAGGAGGGCTACGTCGCCGGCGGAGGCGTGTCGCTGCTGCGGACCCAGGAGGCGATCGCCGCCGGCCGCAAGAAGGCCAAGGGCGACGAGCAGATCGGCTTCGACATCGTGCACAGCGCCGTCGAGTCGTGCGTCCGCCAGATCGCCGAGAACGCGGGCTTCGATGGCGATCTCGTCGTCGAGAACGTCCGCGAGGGCGAGGCCAACGAGGGCTTCAACGCCGCCACGGGCGATTACGTCGACCTCATCAAGGCCGGCATCATCGACCCGGCGCTGGTCGCCCGCACCGCGCTGGTCAACGCCGCGAGCGTCGCGGGCCTGATGCTCACCACCGACGTGCTGGTGACCGAGCTCAAGGACGAGACCGAGCCGGCGGCGGGGGCGGTGGCATAA
- a CDS encoding four helix bundle protein, whose amino-acid sequence MKPLATGDWPRAAGGGMSEIRSFEDLQAWKLSVSLTTRVYRATAAFPSDERFGLVSQMRRSAVAVPSNIAEGWGRGQTRDYARFIRVARGSAYELQTQLLISSELGFVAAVDFEDLMSDVQQVGRVVSGLLRSIEAKLTER is encoded by the coding sequence ATGAAGCCACTGGCCACTGGCGATTGGCCACGAGCCGCTGGGGGCGGGATGAGCGAGATCCGGTCGTTCGAGGATCTTCAGGCCTGGAAGCTCTCCGTGTCGCTCACCACCAGGGTGTACCGGGCGACGGCGGCCTTCCCGAGCGATGAACGGTTCGGCCTCGTGAGCCAGATGCGGAGGAGCGCCGTTGCGGTCCCGAGCAACATCGCCGAAGGCTGGGGCAGAGGACAGACCCGCGACTACGCGAGGTTCATCCGGGTGGCCCGAGGATCGGCGTACGAATTGCAGACGCAGCTGCTCATTTCTAGTGAACTTGGATTCGTTGCAGCTGTGGACTTTGAGGATTTGATGTCGGACGTGCAGCAAGTCGGCAGAGTTGTCTCGGGCTTGCTGCGGAGCATCGAAGCGAAGTTGACAGAACGCTAA
- the groES gene encoding co-chaperone GroES — protein MNVKPLDDRIVVRPVEKEAMTESGIFLPETAKEKPMTGKVLAVGPGRRLDNGERAKPTVKKGDTVVYGKYAGTEVEVKGDAHLILRESELLGVVEG, from the coding sequence ATGAACGTCAAACCCCTCGATGATCGGATCGTCGTCCGCCCCGTGGAGAAGGAGGCGATGACCGAGTCGGGCATCTTCCTGCCCGAGACCGCCAAGGAGAAGCCCATGACCGGCAAGGTGCTGGCCGTCGGCCCGGGCCGGCGGCTGGACAACGGCGAGCGGGCCAAGCCGACCGTCAAGAAGGGCGACACCGTCGTCTACGGCAAGTACGCCGGCACCGAGGTCGAGGTGAAGGGCGATGCGCATCTGATTTTGCGGGAGAGTGAGTTGCTGGGGGTGGTGGAGGGCTGA
- the groL gene encoding chaperonin GroEL (60 kDa chaperone family; promotes refolding of misfolded polypeptides especially under stressful conditions; forms two stacked rings of heptamers to form a barrel-shaped 14mer; ends can be capped by GroES; misfolded proteins enter the barrel where they are refolded when GroES binds), producing MAVKELTFDVDARHALLAGVEKLARAVKSTLGPKGRNAVLDKSWGGPTVTKDGVSVAEEIELRDPAEDMGARLVKEAASKTSDDAGDGTTTATVLAEALFRQGLKFVAAGVDANSLVRGMRRAVEAATESIDGLATPIQGKADIQNVATISANNDREIGKIMADAFDKVGKDGVITVEEGRGLETEVVVVEGMQFDRGYLSPNFVTDPDAMKVELDKALILVHEDKIENVQKLVPLLEKVMAAKKPLVIIAEDITGEALATLVINKLRGTLQVAAVKAPGYGDRRKAMLGDIATLTGATAIMKDLGIDLEDVDLGHLGLAKKIEIDGENTTIVEGAGKTSDIQGRIEQIRREIETSTSDYDREKLQERLAKLAGGVAQVKVGAASEAELKEKKARVEDALHATRAAVAEGIVPGGGTSFIHARASIENLKEWKAVFGKAHDVSADEIGHAKYDFAAGMQVVHEALGVPARTIADNAGVKGSVVVAKIGEHIEDEPESGFGYNALTDTYEDLIDAGVITPAKVDRSALQNAASVAGVLLAADCLITEVPDTDDAPAGGPDMDGMGGMGGMGGMGGGMPGMGGMGGMGF from the coding sequence ATGGCCGTCAAAGAGCTGACCTTCGATGTCGACGCCCGCCACGCCCTGCTCGCCGGGGTGGAGAAGCTCGCCCGGGCCGTGAAGAGCACGCTGGGCCCCAAGGGCCGCAACGCCGTGCTCGACAAGTCCTGGGGCGGCCCGACCGTGACCAAGGACGGCGTGTCGGTGGCCGAGGAGATCGAGCTCCGCGACCCCGCCGAGGACATGGGCGCCCGCCTGGTCAAGGAGGCCGCCAGCAAGACCAGCGATGACGCCGGCGACGGCACGACGACCGCGACCGTGCTGGCCGAGGCGCTCTTCCGCCAGGGCCTGAAGTTCGTCGCTGCCGGCGTGGACGCCAACTCGCTGGTCCGCGGCATGCGTCGGGCGGTCGAGGCGGCCACCGAGTCGATCGACGGGCTGGCGACGCCCATCCAGGGCAAGGCCGACATCCAGAACGTCGCCACCATCAGCGCCAACAACGACCGCGAGATCGGCAAGATCATGGCCGACGCCTTCGACAAGGTCGGCAAGGACGGCGTCATCACCGTCGAGGAGGGCCGCGGCCTGGAGACCGAGGTCGTCGTCGTCGAGGGCATGCAGTTCGACCGCGGCTACCTGTCGCCCAACTTCGTGACCGACCCCGACGCGATGAAGGTCGAGCTCGACAAGGCCCTCATCCTCGTGCACGAGGACAAGATCGAGAACGTCCAGAAGCTCGTTCCGCTGCTCGAGAAGGTGATGGCCGCCAAGAAGCCGCTGGTCATCATCGCCGAGGACATCACCGGCGAGGCGCTCGCCACCCTGGTCATCAACAAGCTCCGCGGCACGCTGCAGGTCGCGGCCGTCAAGGCGCCGGGCTACGGCGACCGCCGCAAGGCCATGCTGGGCGACATCGCGACCCTCACCGGCGCGACGGCCATCATGAAGGACCTGGGCATCGACCTCGAGGACGTCGACCTGGGCCACCTGGGCCTGGCCAAGAAGATCGAGATCGACGGCGAGAACACGACCATCGTCGAGGGCGCGGGCAAGACCAGCGACATCCAGGGCCGCATCGAGCAGATCCGCCGCGAGATCGAGACCTCCACCAGCGACTACGACCGCGAGAAGCTCCAGGAGCGGCTGGCGAAGCTCGCCGGCGGCGTGGCGCAGGTCAAGGTCGGTGCGGCGTCCGAGGCCGAGCTCAAGGAGAAAAAGGCCCGCGTCGAGGACGCGCTGCACGCCACCCGCGCCGCGGTGGCCGAGGGCATCGTGCCCGGCGGCGGCACCAGCTTCATCCACGCCCGCGCCTCGATCGAGAATCTTAAGGAATGGAAGGCCGTCTTCGGCAAGGCCCACGACGTGTCGGCCGACGAGATCGGCCACGCGAAGTACGACTTCGCCGCGGGCATGCAGGTCGTCCACGAGGCGCTGGGCGTGCCCGCCCGCACCATCGCCGACAACGCCGGCGTCAAGGGCAGCGTCGTGGTCGCCAAGATCGGCGAGCACATCGAGGACGAGCCCGAGAGCGGCTTCGGCTACAACGCGCTGACCGACACCTACGAGGACCTGATCGACGCGGGCGTGATCACGCCCGCCAAGGTCGATCGCTCGGCCCTGCAGAACGCCGCGAGCGTCGCGGGCGTGCTGCTCGCCGCCGACTGCCTGATCACCGAGGTGCCCGACACCGACGACGCCCCCGCGGGCGGCCCGGACATGGACGGCATGGGTGGTATGGGCGGAATGGGAGGCATGGGCGGCGGCATGCCGGGCATGGGTGGGATGGGTGGCATGGGCTTCTAG